A single window of Drosophila suzukii chromosome 3, CBGP_Dsuzu_IsoJpt1.0, whole genome shotgun sequence DNA harbors:
- the LOC108008038 gene encoding prolyl 4-hydroxylase subunit alpha-1-like, which translates to MASKSKEWGRLPGYLLATLILSTVVLGKSPVEKSHSLSLVTMVPLLELERKLIDNLVNHAKALEEKLQTVRSQIPLMRSENEKGKLDAISYLSNPLNSFSLIRRLHQDWFQWRKFMEQPVGVSQMRNIDTWLEELPTKMDLWEACTGVVRIQRTYNLDLSDFIKGKINGKQYNSSMSCGDIFAVGHHLAKENRSAEAVQWLQEIPNRLQEEFLVVPKHLTVEEVEVLKLLAETHLKEEHYTKALVLLDNGLKIKPQDSTFLRLRRKTKNLLKKQPVPIPEKTKKKEVPVRDIYKLSCGGMIKKPSKLHCFYNFTTTAFLRLAPLKTEQIGLNPYVVLYHEVLSAREISMLINKAARNMKIATTYTVYPTKKNRGRTAKAYWFNKENNKLTRRITRRIQDMTGFDLTDSEELQVINYGIGGHYLTHSDYFNFASGNYTRKQTRQGAALGDRIATVLFYLTDVEQGGATVFVNVGYSIYPRAGTAIFWYNLNSDGNGDPLTKHAACPVIVGSKWVMTEWIRERRQIFIRPCLPSSKGTSPKS; encoded by the exons ATGGCATCAAAGAGTAAAGAATGGGGGCGTTTACCAGGATACCTCTTGGCTACGCTGATTCTTAGCACTGTGGTTCTTGGAAAGAGTCCGGTAGAGAAGAGTCACTCCCTGTCACTGGTGACAATGGTGCCACTTCTGGAGCTAGAAAGAAAACTGATTGATAACCTCGTTAACCATGCGAAGGCCCTAGAGGAGAAGCTACAGACTGTACGCAG TCAAATTCCACTTATGCGTTCTGAAAACGAAAAGGGAAAGCTGGATGCCATATCCTATCTGTCCAATCCTCTGAATAGTTTTTCACTCATCCGACGACTGCACCAGGATTGGTTTCAATGGCGCAAGTTCATGGAACAACCTGTGGGAGTCTCCCAAATGCGAAATATAGACACTTGGCTGGAAGAACTTCCCACGAAAATGGATCTATGGGAGGCATGCACTGGAGTAGTCCGCATTCAAAGAACCTACAACCTTGACCTCAGCGATTTTATCAAAGGGAAAATCAATGGCAAGCAGTATAA TTCTAGCATGAGTTGTGGCGACATTTTTGCAGTGGGCCATCATCTTGCAAAGGAAAATAGATCAGCGGAAGCTGTTCAATGGCTTCAGGAGATCCCTAATCGTCTCCAGGAGGAATTTTTGGTGGTCCCAAAGCATCTGACTGTCGAGGAAGTCGAGGTTCTAAAGTTACTCGCCGAGACCCACTTGAAAGAAG AACACTATACAAAAGCCTTGGTTCTGCTGGATAACGGCCTAAAGATTAAACCGCAGGATTCTACTTTTCTGCGACTTCGAAGGAAAACAAAGAACCTTTTAAAAAAGCAACCAGTACCTATACctgaaaaaacaaagaaaaaggAAGTTCCAGTCAGagatatttataaattaagttGCGGGGGCATGATTAAGAAACCATCTAAACTGCACTGCTTCTACAATTTCACCACCACTGCGTTTCTTCGGTTAGCACCTTTAAAAACAGAGCAAATTGGATTAAATCCTTATGTAGTGCTCTACCACGAAGTTCTCTCCGCTCGGGAAATATCAATGTTAATTAACAAGGCAGCTCGAAATATGAAAATCGCCACAACCTACACTGTTTACCCTACCAAAAAAAATAGGGGGAGGACAGCCAAGGCCTATTGGTTTAATAAGGAGAATAATAAGCTAACAAGGCGTATTACTAGGAGGATTCAAGATATGACTGGTTTTGACTTGACCGACTCGGAAGAACTCCAG GTGATCAACTACGGCATAGGTGGGCACTATCTTACACACTCGGATTACTTTAACTTTGCATCTGGTAATTACACAAGAAAACAAACTCGCCAGGGTGCCGCTTTGGGAGATCGTATTGCCACAGTGCTATTCTAT CTGACTGACGTTGAACAGGGTGGAGCCACAGTCTTTGTAAACGTAGGATATTCCATATATCCCCGGGCTGGAACTGCCATCTTCTGGTATAACTTGAATTCAGATGGGAATGGGGATCCCCTCACCAAACATGCCGCCTGTCCCGTGATTGTGGGCTCTAAATGGG TGATGACCGAGTGGATACGCGAACGGCGGCAGATCTTTATCAGACCCTGCCTGCCCAGCTCCAAGGGAACCTCTCCAAAATCATAG
- the LOC108008044 gene encoding prolyl 4-hydroxylase subunit alpha-2, producing the protein MSSADIFAIGHYLAKGKAEAEAVPWLQEATQDYYTKALALLESGLKYEPYNDDLQRLRSKTKKLIEIYQNNTLVEVKKLEDPMIKAFTLACRGLTEGSTRLHCFYNFNNTQFLRLAPLKVEEVGLHPYVVLYHDVLTRMESEELMELALSRLKVSGVFQVQGLAFKRMRTVKARWVRKETNDMTRRITRRIRDMTGLDLTSSEMFQIINYGIGGHYNMHKDYFNLTNINYTKKSTIDKLGDRIGTVLFYLSDVEQGGATVFPKSGYTIYPRAGTALFWYNLHTDGMGDPSTLHAACPVIVGSKWVMTEWIRELGQLFVKPCLKPSFEQ; encoded by the exons ATGAGTTCTGCGGATATTTTTGCCATTGGTCATTATCTTGCCAAGGGAAAAGCCGAAGCAGAAGCTGTTCCATGGTTGCAGGAGGCAACCCAGGAT TACTATACAAAAGCACTGGCTTTGCTGGAAAGTGGACTGAAGTACGAGCCGTACAATGATGATCTCCAGCGACTCCGGAGTAAAACTAAGAAACTGATTGAGATCTACCAGAATAACACACTTGTTGAAGTCAAAAAGCTTGAAGATCCCATGATAAAGGCATTTACACTGGCTTGCAGGGGCTTGACGGAGGGCTCCACTAGACTCCACTGTTTCTACAACTTTAACAACACTCAATTTCTTCGACTTGCTCCACTCAAGGTTGAGGAAGTCGGATTGCATCCTTATGTGGTTCTCTACCACGATGTGCTTACCCGAATGGAATCGGAAGAGCTAATGGAACTGGCTCTTTCTAGATTAAAGGTCAGTGGTGTCTTCCAAGTCCAAGGATTAGCCTTCAAGCGGATGAGGACTGTTAAAGCTCGTTGGGTAAGGAAGGAAACGAACGATATGACCAGACGAATTACACGGCGAATACGTGACATGACGGGTCTGGATTTAACATCTTCAGAAATGTTTCAG ATCATCAACTATGGCATAGGTGGCCACTATAACATGCACAAGGACTACTTTAACCTTACAAATATCAATTATACCAAGAAAAGCACGATCGATAAACTAGGAGACCGCATTGGCACTGTTCTGTTCTAT CTATCCGATGTTGAACAGGGTGGAGCCACTGTCTTTCCCAAGTCAGGATACACCATTTATCCTCGAGCTGGCACCGCCCTCTTCTGGTACAACCTTCATACGGATGGAATGGGTGATCCTTCGACTTTACATGCCGCCTGCCCTGTAATTGTGGGCTCCAAAtggg TTATGACCGAGTGGATTCGCGAACTGGGCCAGTTGTTTGTTAAGCCCTGCTTAAAACCATCATTtgaacaataa